In Vitis riparia cultivar Riparia Gloire de Montpellier isolate 1030 chromosome 19, EGFV_Vit.rip_1.0, whole genome shotgun sequence, the following proteins share a genomic window:
- the LOC117909340 gene encoding uncharacterized protein At4g26485-like: MDQILSIFRWLWGETDDKKNPSEKPPLIYPPRLGSDTKSSSSRPALQQNQITSPPSLGSCSDYTFQTNLQTHPPPPLSSSSFTHSKTSGASCFQPTLQTLETHQQLSSRSSSTGERWIKHYSSEYKILLVGEGDFSFSASLAVAFASATNITATSLDSIEFLSTNYRYALSNIDSLRSLGAKVMHDVDATKMAHVFPFNCMRFDRVVYNFPLAGFFPNASREDQIRRNQMLVQLFLENAKKMIHIDGEIHIVHKSNGFFLEWNLEFLASRVGLRLVEEEPFNFMDYPGYRTKYGFGGDNNFNCNPSRTYKFGKIPNEKPSYL, translated from the exons ATCAAATTCTCTCCATTTTTCGCTGGTTGTGGGGTGAAACAGACGATAAAAAGAACCCAAGTGAAAAACCACCCCTTATTTATCCGCCGAGATTGGGCTCAGATACCAAGTCTTCAAGTTCAAGGCCTGCGTTGCAACAGAATCAAATCACTTCTCCACCGAGCTTAGGATCATGCAGTGACTACACATTTCAGACAAATCTACAAACTCATCCTCCCCCTCCACTGAGCTCTAGCTCATTCACCCACTCCAAAACAAGTGGTGCATCATGTTTTCAGCCAACACTACAGACTCTAGAGACTCACCAACAACTGAGTTCTAGGTCATCCAGCACAGGAGAAAGATGGATCAAGCACTACAGCAGTGAGTACAAAATATTGCTGGTGGGTGAAGGGGACTTCTCATTCTCTGCGTCTTTGGCTGTGGCTTTTGCTTCTGCTACAAACATAACCGCTACTTCTCTTGATTCTATAG AGTTTTTGAGCACAAACTATAGGTATGCCTTGTCCAACATCGATTCACTACGGAGCTTGGGAGCTAAGGTCATGCATGATGTTGATGCCACTAAAATGGCACACGTTTTCCCATTCAATTGCATGCGTTTTGATCGAGTTGTCTACAACTTCCCGCTGGCTGGATTTTTTCCCAATGCTTCAAGGGAAGATCAGATCCG GCGAAATCAAATGCTGGTACAGCTGTTTTTAGAAAATGCTAAGAAGATGATTCACATAGATGGAGAAATCCACATTGTTCACAAAAGCAATGGCTTCTTTCTTGAGTGGAATTTGGAATTTCTAGCCTCAAGAGTTGGGCTTCGACTTGTAGAAGAAGAGCCCTTTAATTTTATGGACTACCCAGGGTACCGCACCAAGTATGGCTTTGGGGGTGACAATAACTTCAACTGCAATCCCAGCAGAACTTACAAATTTGGGAAAATACCGAATGAGAAGCCTAGCTACTTGTAG